One Sander vitreus isolate 19-12246 chromosome 23, sanVit1, whole genome shotgun sequence DNA window includes the following coding sequences:
- the rad51ap1 gene encoding RAD51-associated protein 1 isoform X5 translates to MDRPSRKTTVVSYSEAKDFDDDEDFACVKAPPSKKAREDVKQENKKSSSKSSSQESKSQSTLSQKSRPLDMKLYERDLEAAITLSLLKNEDGIKDQSPTSKGDLKVQVPVVENTDPTYLHMSNCSVDLAVLGLDEITSEKESPALSRQRKAATKGTEDKKLKDEDEDYEPKLTPDSESDEDFSEPAESEDEEFTVKTISKTKKKVTKNEKTKTPRASKKEKQPSKPSTSKSQAAAASTPVRSPPTAKLAPKGPASSSMVSTSKPALSLSPAGGRIPKWNPPAQVGGSPTSSSPAVKSPGQGLRLGLSRLVRVKPLHPSVASH, encoded by the exons ATGGACCGTCCATCAAG GAAGACAACGGTTGTGAGTTACTCTGAAGCAAAGGACTTTGATGATG ATGAGGATTTTGCCTGCGTGAAGGCTCCACCCAGCAAAAAGGCCAGAGAGGATGTGAAACAGGAGAACAAGAAATCATCGAGCAAGTCCTCCAGTCAAGAGTCAAAATCACAATCCACACTGAGCCAGAAGAGCAG ACCATTAGATATGAAGTTGTACGAAAGAGATCTAGAAGCAGCCATTACACTATCCTTGCTCAAAAATGAAGATGGGATAAAGGACCAGTCTCCAACCAGTAAAG GAGATCTCAAGGTTCAAGTTCCTGTAGTTGAAAACACAGATCCAACTTATTTGCACATGTCCAACTGCAGTGTGGATTTGGCAGTTTTGG gcCTGGATGAAATTACATCAGAAAAAGAGTCACCTGCCCTTTCCAGACAGAGAAAGGCTGCCACTAAAGGCACTGAGGACAAAAAGCTTAAGGATGAAGATGAAGACTATGAGCCCAAACTGACACCAG ATTCAGAAAGTGATGAGGATTTCAGTGAACCAGCTGAGAGCGAAGATGAGGAATTCACAGTGAAGACaatcagcaaaacaaaaaagaaggtTACCAAGAACGAGAAGACCAAAACGCCTCGTGCctctaaaaaagaaaagcaaccgTCGAAACCATCAACGTCTAAATCACAGGCAGCGG CAGCTTCCACACCGGTGAGAAGTCCTCCAACAGCCAAACTTGCACCCAAAGGACCTGCTTCATCCTCCATGGTTTCCACATCGAAACCTGCATTATCTCTAAGCCCAGCAGGGGGCAGGATACCCAAGTGGAACCCTCCAG CTCAAGTTGGTGGAAGTCCCACTTCATCCAGTCCAGCAGTGAAGTCTCCAGGTCAGGGTCTGCGGCTTGGACTGTCCCGTCTAGTTCGAGTCAAACCTCTTCATCCTAGCGTTGCAAGTCACTGA
- the rad51ap1 gene encoding RAD51-associated protein 1 isoform X4, with protein MDRPSRKTTVVSYSEAKDFDDDEDFACVKAPPSKKAREDVKQENKKSSSKSSSQESKSQSTLSQKSRRPLDMKLYERDLEAAITLSLLKNEDGIKDQSPTSKGDLKVQVPVVENTDPTYLHMSNCSVDLAVLGLDEITSEKESPALSRQRKAATKGTEDKKLKDEDEDYEPKLTPDSESDEDFSEPAESEDEEFTVKTISKTKKKVTKNEKTKTPRASKKEKQPSKPSTSKSQAAAASTPVRSPPTAKLAPKGPASSSMVSTSKPALSLSPAGGRIPKWNPPAQVGGSPTSSSPAVKSPGQGLRLGLSRLVRVKPLHPSVASH; from the exons ATGGACCGTCCATCAAG GAAGACAACGGTTGTGAGTTACTCTGAAGCAAAGGACTTTGATGATG ATGAGGATTTTGCCTGCGTGAAGGCTCCACCCAGCAAAAAGGCCAGAGAGGATGTGAAACAGGAGAACAAGAAATCATCGAGCAAGTCCTCCAGTCAAGAGTCAAAATCACAATCCACACTGAGCCAGAAGAGCAG AAGACCATTAGATATGAAGTTGTACGAAAGAGATCTAGAAGCAGCCATTACACTATCCTTGCTCAAAAATGAAGATGGGATAAAGGACCAGTCTCCAACCAGTAAAG GAGATCTCAAGGTTCAAGTTCCTGTAGTTGAAAACACAGATCCAACTTATTTGCACATGTCCAACTGCAGTGTGGATTTGGCAGTTTTGG gcCTGGATGAAATTACATCAGAAAAAGAGTCACCTGCCCTTTCCAGACAGAGAAAGGCTGCCACTAAAGGCACTGAGGACAAAAAGCTTAAGGATGAAGATGAAGACTATGAGCCCAAACTGACACCAG ATTCAGAAAGTGATGAGGATTTCAGTGAACCAGCTGAGAGCGAAGATGAGGAATTCACAGTGAAGACaatcagcaaaacaaaaaagaaggtTACCAAGAACGAGAAGACCAAAACGCCTCGTGCctctaaaaaagaaaagcaaccgTCGAAACCATCAACGTCTAAATCACAGGCAGCGG CAGCTTCCACACCGGTGAGAAGTCCTCCAACAGCCAAACTTGCACCCAAAGGACCTGCTTCATCCTCCATGGTTTCCACATCGAAACCTGCATTATCTCTAAGCCCAGCAGGGGGCAGGATACCCAAGTGGAACCCTCCAG CTCAAGTTGGTGGAAGTCCCACTTCATCCAGTCCAGCAGTGAAGTCTCCAGGTCAGGGTCTGCGGCTTGGACTGTCCCGTCTAGTTCGAGTCAAACCTCTTCATCCTAGCGTTGCAAGTCACTGA
- the rad51ap1 gene encoding RAD51-associated protein 1 isoform X3, producing MDRPSRKTTVVSYSEAKDFDDDEDFACVKAPPSKKAREDVKQENKKSSSKSSSQESKSQSTLSQKSRPLDMKLYERDLEAAITLSLLKNEDGIKDQSPTSKGDLKVQVPVVENTDPTYLHMSNCSVDLAVLGLDEITSEKESPALSRQRKAATKGTEDKKLKDEDEDYEPKLTPDSESDEDFSEPAESEDEEFTVKTISKTKKKVTKNEKTKTPRASKKEKQPSKPSTSKSQAAAASTPVRSPPTAKLAPKGPASSSMVSTSKPALSLSPAGGRIPKWNPPEIETHQTRRHFSSLQLSNFAQVGGSPTSSSPAVKSPGQGLRLGLSRLVRVKPLHPSVASH from the exons ATGGACCGTCCATCAAG GAAGACAACGGTTGTGAGTTACTCTGAAGCAAAGGACTTTGATGATG ATGAGGATTTTGCCTGCGTGAAGGCTCCACCCAGCAAAAAGGCCAGAGAGGATGTGAAACAGGAGAACAAGAAATCATCGAGCAAGTCCTCCAGTCAAGAGTCAAAATCACAATCCACACTGAGCCAGAAGAGCAG ACCATTAGATATGAAGTTGTACGAAAGAGATCTAGAAGCAGCCATTACACTATCCTTGCTCAAAAATGAAGATGGGATAAAGGACCAGTCTCCAACCAGTAAAG GAGATCTCAAGGTTCAAGTTCCTGTAGTTGAAAACACAGATCCAACTTATTTGCACATGTCCAACTGCAGTGTGGATTTGGCAGTTTTGG gcCTGGATGAAATTACATCAGAAAAAGAGTCACCTGCCCTTTCCAGACAGAGAAAGGCTGCCACTAAAGGCACTGAGGACAAAAAGCTTAAGGATGAAGATGAAGACTATGAGCCCAAACTGACACCAG ATTCAGAAAGTGATGAGGATTTCAGTGAACCAGCTGAGAGCGAAGATGAGGAATTCACAGTGAAGACaatcagcaaaacaaaaaagaaggtTACCAAGAACGAGAAGACCAAAACGCCTCGTGCctctaaaaaagaaaagcaaccgTCGAAACCATCAACGTCTAAATCACAGGCAGCGG CAGCTTCCACACCGGTGAGAAGTCCTCCAACAGCCAAACTTGCACCCAAAGGACCTGCTTCATCCTCCATGGTTTCCACATCGAAACCTGCATTATCTCTAAGCCCAGCAGGGGGCAGGATACCCAAGTGGAACCCTCCAG aaatcgagactcatcagaccaggcggcatttttccagtcttcaactgtccaattttg CTCAAGTTGGTGGAAGTCCCACTTCATCCAGTCCAGCAGTGAAGTCTCCAGGTCAGGGTCTGCGGCTTGGACTGTCCCGTCTAGTTCGAGTCAAACCTCTTCATCCTAGCGTTGCAAGTCACTGA
- the rad51ap1 gene encoding RAD51-associated protein 1 isoform X2 — translation MDRPSRKTTVVSYSEAKDFDDDEDFACVKAPPSKKAREDVKQENKKSSSKSSSQESKSQSTLSQKSRRPLDMKLYERDLEAAITLSLLKNEDGIKDQSPTSKGDLKVQVPVVENTDPTYLHMSNCSVDLAVLGLDEITSEKESPALSRQRKAATKGTEDKKLKDEDEDYEPKLTPDSESDEDFSEPAESEDEEFTVKTISKTKKKVTKNEKTKTPRASKKEKQPSKPSTSKSQAAASTPVRSPPTAKLAPKGPASSSMVSTSKPALSLSPAGGRIPKWNPPEIETHQTRRHFSSLQLSNFAQVGGSPTSSSPAVKSPGQGLRLGLSRLVRVKPLHPSVASH, via the exons ATGGACCGTCCATCAAG GAAGACAACGGTTGTGAGTTACTCTGAAGCAAAGGACTTTGATGATG ATGAGGATTTTGCCTGCGTGAAGGCTCCACCCAGCAAAAAGGCCAGAGAGGATGTGAAACAGGAGAACAAGAAATCATCGAGCAAGTCCTCCAGTCAAGAGTCAAAATCACAATCCACACTGAGCCAGAAGAGCAG AAGACCATTAGATATGAAGTTGTACGAAAGAGATCTAGAAGCAGCCATTACACTATCCTTGCTCAAAAATGAAGATGGGATAAAGGACCAGTCTCCAACCAGTAAAG GAGATCTCAAGGTTCAAGTTCCTGTAGTTGAAAACACAGATCCAACTTATTTGCACATGTCCAACTGCAGTGTGGATTTGGCAGTTTTGG gcCTGGATGAAATTACATCAGAAAAAGAGTCACCTGCCCTTTCCAGACAGAGAAAGGCTGCCACTAAAGGCACTGAGGACAAAAAGCTTAAGGATGAAGATGAAGACTATGAGCCCAAACTGACACCAG ATTCAGAAAGTGATGAGGATTTCAGTGAACCAGCTGAGAGCGAAGATGAGGAATTCACAGTGAAGACaatcagcaaaacaaaaaagaaggtTACCAAGAACGAGAAGACCAAAACGCCTCGTGCctctaaaaaagaaaagcaaccgTCGAAACCATCAACGTCTAAATCACAGGCAGCGG CTTCCACACCGGTGAGAAGTCCTCCAACAGCCAAACTTGCACCCAAAGGACCTGCTTCATCCTCCATGGTTTCCACATCGAAACCTGCATTATCTCTAAGCCCAGCAGGGGGCAGGATACCCAAGTGGAACCCTCCAG aaatcgagactcatcagaccaggcggcatttttccagtcttcaactgtccaattttg CTCAAGTTGGTGGAAGTCCCACTTCATCCAGTCCAGCAGTGAAGTCTCCAGGTCAGGGTCTGCGGCTTGGACTGTCCCGTCTAGTTCGAGTCAAACCTCTTCATCCTAGCGTTGCAAGTCACTGA
- the rad51ap1 gene encoding RAD51-associated protein 1 isoform X1, translating to MDRPSRKTTVVSYSEAKDFDDDEDFACVKAPPSKKAREDVKQENKKSSSKSSSQESKSQSTLSQKSRRPLDMKLYERDLEAAITLSLLKNEDGIKDQSPTSKGDLKVQVPVVENTDPTYLHMSNCSVDLAVLGLDEITSEKESPALSRQRKAATKGTEDKKLKDEDEDYEPKLTPDSESDEDFSEPAESEDEEFTVKTISKTKKKVTKNEKTKTPRASKKEKQPSKPSTSKSQAAAASTPVRSPPTAKLAPKGPASSSMVSTSKPALSLSPAGGRIPKWNPPEIETHQTRRHFSSLQLSNFAQVGGSPTSSSPAVKSPGQGLRLGLSRLVRVKPLHPSVASH from the exons ATGGACCGTCCATCAAG GAAGACAACGGTTGTGAGTTACTCTGAAGCAAAGGACTTTGATGATG ATGAGGATTTTGCCTGCGTGAAGGCTCCACCCAGCAAAAAGGCCAGAGAGGATGTGAAACAGGAGAACAAGAAATCATCGAGCAAGTCCTCCAGTCAAGAGTCAAAATCACAATCCACACTGAGCCAGAAGAGCAG AAGACCATTAGATATGAAGTTGTACGAAAGAGATCTAGAAGCAGCCATTACACTATCCTTGCTCAAAAATGAAGATGGGATAAAGGACCAGTCTCCAACCAGTAAAG GAGATCTCAAGGTTCAAGTTCCTGTAGTTGAAAACACAGATCCAACTTATTTGCACATGTCCAACTGCAGTGTGGATTTGGCAGTTTTGG gcCTGGATGAAATTACATCAGAAAAAGAGTCACCTGCCCTTTCCAGACAGAGAAAGGCTGCCACTAAAGGCACTGAGGACAAAAAGCTTAAGGATGAAGATGAAGACTATGAGCCCAAACTGACACCAG ATTCAGAAAGTGATGAGGATTTCAGTGAACCAGCTGAGAGCGAAGATGAGGAATTCACAGTGAAGACaatcagcaaaacaaaaaagaaggtTACCAAGAACGAGAAGACCAAAACGCCTCGTGCctctaaaaaagaaaagcaaccgTCGAAACCATCAACGTCTAAATCACAGGCAGCGG CAGCTTCCACACCGGTGAGAAGTCCTCCAACAGCCAAACTTGCACCCAAAGGACCTGCTTCATCCTCCATGGTTTCCACATCGAAACCTGCATTATCTCTAAGCCCAGCAGGGGGCAGGATACCCAAGTGGAACCCTCCAG aaatcgagactcatcagaccaggcggcatttttccagtcttcaactgtccaattttg CTCAAGTTGGTGGAAGTCCCACTTCATCCAGTCCAGCAGTGAAGTCTCCAGGTCAGGGTCTGCGGCTTGGACTGTCCCGTCTAGTTCGAGTCAAACCTCTTCATCCTAGCGTTGCAAGTCACTGA